A genomic segment from Mus caroli chromosome 17, CAROLI_EIJ_v1.1, whole genome shotgun sequence encodes:
- the Lrg1 gene encoding leucine-rich alpha-2-glycoprotein, giving the protein MVSWQHQGSLQDLNTCLARTLFLLALLGRVSSLKECLILQSAEGSTVSCHGPTEFPSSLPADTVHLSVEFSNLTQLPAAALQGCPGLRELHLSSNRLQALSPGLLAPVPRLRVLDLTRNALRSLPPGLFNTSANLSTLVLRENQLREVSAQWLQGLDALGHLDLAENQLSSLPSGLLASLGALHTLDLGYNLLESLPEGLLQGPRRLQRLHLEGNRLQRLEDSLLAPQPFLRVLFLNGNQLVAVATGSFQGLQHLDMLDLSNNSLSSTPPGLWAFLGRPTRDMQDGFDISHNPWICDKNLADLCRWLVANRNKMFSQNDTRCAGPEAMKGQRLLDVAELGSL; this is encoded by the exons ATGGTCTCTTGGCAGCATCAAGGAAG CCTCCAGGATCTCAACACCTGCCTTGCCAGAACCCTGTTCCTCCTGGCCCTCTTGGGCAGGGTGTCCAGCCTCAAGGAATGCCTGATACTGCAGTCGGCTGAGGGTAGCACCGTCTCCTGCCATGGTCCCACTGAGTTTCCGAGCTCCCTCCCTGCCGACACTGTCCATCTGTCGGTGGAATTCTCCAACCTGACGCAGCTGCCCGCCGCCGCCTTACAAGGGTGTCCGGGTCTGCGGGAGCTGCACCTCTCGAGCAACCGCTTGCAGGCGCTGTCTCCCGGGTTGCTGGCGCCCGTGCCCCGGCTGCGCGTCCTGGATCTGACCCGCAATGCTCTCCGCAGCCTGCCCCCCGGGTTGTTCAACACCTCCGCCAACCTGAGCACCCTGGTCCTGAGGGAGAACCAGCTGCGGGAGGTGAGCGCGCAATGGCTTCAGGGCCTGGATGCCCTGGGTCACTTAGACCTGGCGGAGAACCAGCTGAGTTCGCTGCCCTCCGGGCTCCTCGCCAGCCTCGGCGCCCTGCACACCCTCGACCTTGGGTACAACCTGCTGGAGTCGCTGCCTGAGGGACTCCTGCAGGGCCCAAGGCGGCTGCAGCGCCTGCACCTGGAAGGGAACCGactgcagaggctggaggatagCCTGCTTGCGCCCCAACCGTTCCTGCGCGTCCTGTTCCTGAATGGCAACCAGTTGGTCGCAGTGGCGACCGGCTCCTTCCAGGGCCTACAGCACCTGGATATGTTGGATCTGTCCAATAACTCTCTATCCAGCACGCCCCCAGGCCTGTGGGCGTTCCTGGGGAGGCCGACCCGCGACATGCAGGACGGCTTCGACATCTCCCACAACCCCTGGATCTGTGACAAGAACCTGGCGGACCTTTGCCGCTGGTTGGTCGCCAACCGAAACAAGATGTTCTCACAGAACGACACGCGCTGTGCGGGGCCCGAGGCCATGAAGGGTCAGCGGCTGCTGGACGTGGCAGAGCTGGGGTCCTTGTGA
- the Plin5 gene encoding perilipin-5, giving the protein MDQRGEDTTLAPHSRMSGDQTAQDPGSSLGELDQQNVVNRVVALPLVKATCTAVSSAYNSAKDRHPLLGSACRLAEHCVCSVTTCALDHAQPLLEHLQPQLATVNDLACRGLDKLEEKLPFLQQPSDMVVTSAKDTVAKSVTGMVDLAQRGRRWSGELRRSMSQAMDMVLGKSEKLVDRFLPMTEAELAALAAEAEGPEVGTVEEQRQQQGYFVRLGSLSARLRHLAYEHSLGKLRQSKHRTQEMLAQLQETLELIQHMQRGASPTPTFHPPKTQELWGNWSPCLENGRSHSEVELETLALSRSLTLELQNAVDALAGCVRGLPPGAQAKVAEVQRSVDALQATFADAHCLGDVAPTALAEGRGSVARAHDCVDEFLDLVLRAMPLPWLVGPFAPILVEQSEPLINLATCVDEVVGDPDPRWAHMDWPALKRAWEAESADPGGQEAENPRGQVKHTMMPELDF; this is encoded by the exons ATGGACCAGAGAGGTGAAGACACCACCCTAGCGCCACACAGCAG aatgtCCGGTGATCAGACAGCTCAGGACCCTGGATCCAGCCTGGGGGAACTGGACCAGCAG AATGTGGTGAATCGAGTGGTGGCTTTGCCCCTGGTCAAGGCCACGTGCACTGCCGTGTCCAGTGCTTACAACTCAGCCAAGGACAGGCACCCGCTGCTGGGATCCGCCTGCCGCCTTGCTGAGcactgtgtgtgtagtgtgaCTACTTGTGCCCTGGACCACGCACAGCCACTGCTGGAGCACCTGCAGCCCCAGT tGGCCACAGTGAATGATCTTGCCTGCAGGGGACTAGACAAATTGGAAGAGAAGCTGCCCTTCCTGCAGCAGCCAtcagacatg GTGGTGACGTCAGCCAAGGATACAGTGGCCAAAAGTGTCACAGGCATGGTGGACCTGGCCCAAAGGGGCCGGCGTTGGAGTGGGGAGCTGAGGCGCTCCATGAGTCAAGCCATGGACATGGTGCTGGGCAAGTCGGAGAAGCTGGTGGACCGCTTCCTGCCCATGACTGAAGCTGAGCTAG CGGCCCTGGCAGCTGAGGCCGAGGGCCCAGAAGTGGGCACAGtggaggagcagaggcagcaaCAGGGCTACTTTGTGCGCCTGGGATCCCTATCGGCACGCCTCCGCCATCTCGCCTATGAACACtctttggggaaactgaggcagagcaaACACCGCACCCAGGAGATGCTGGCCCAGTTGCAGGAAACGCTGGAGCTG ATCCAGCATATGCAGAGAGGGGCAAGCCCCACCCCTACTTTCCATCCCCCAAAGACTCAGGAGCTGTGGGGGAACTGGAGCCCGTGTCTAGAGAATGGCCGCAGCCACAGTGAG GTGGAGCTGGAGACACTGGCTCTGTCTCGAAGTTTGACCCTGGAGCTGCAGAATGCAGTGGATGCCCTGGCAGGCTGTGTTCGGGGCCTGCCACCTGGTGCCCAGGCCAAGGTGGCTGAGGTGCAGCGCAGCGTGGATGCTCTACAGGCCACCTTTGCTGATGCACACTGCCTTGGTGATGTGGCACCCACTGCTCTGGCTGAGGGCCGGGGCAGTGTGGCCCGGGCACATGACTGTGTGGATGAGTTCCTGGATTTGGTCCTTCGGGCCATGCCACTGCCCTGGCTTGTGGGGCCCTTTGCACCCATCCTGGTGGAACAGTCGGAGCCCCTGATCAACCTGGCCACCTGTGTGGACGAGGTGGTGGGTGACCCTGATCCTCGCTGGGCACACATGGACTGGCCAGCTCTGAAGAGGGCCTGGGAGGCTGAGTCTGCAGACCCTGGGGGTCAAGAGGCTGAGAACCCAAGGGGGCAAGTCAAGCACACAATGATGCCAGAGCTGGACTTCTGA